A single genomic interval of uncultured Desulfobacter sp. harbors:
- a CDS encoding MBOAT family O-acyltransferase yields MVDYLIGICLSNTVKTNRRRLLLSISLFVNLGFLGFFKYYNFFLQSFVDAFSFMGHTINPQGLNMILPVGISFYTFQTLSYSIDVYKRTAEPTKDIIAFFAFVSFFPQLVAGPIERAVNLLPQFQRQREFVYGRAVDGLRQILLGLFKKVVIADNCAHSVNLIFNNYLDHTGSTLLIGAVLFAFQIYGDFSGYSDIAIGTSRLFGFNIMKNFAFPYFSRDIAEFWRRWHISLSTWFRDYVYIPLGGSKKNKWVSVRNTFIIFLTSGFWHGANWTFVAWGFLHACFFLPLLILKRNRKNIDIVAKQRSLPNITELIQIGTTFLLIVLAWILFRAESLSQAFHIYNEIFSLSLFSWPQVLPKNMIFFIGILLSVEWFQRDKEHAFQIESYKIPIYFRWPEYYAVILILAYYSGSKQEFIYFQF; encoded by the coding sequence ATGGTTGATTATCTTATTGGAATATGTTTGTCAAATACAGTTAAAACTAATAGAAGAAGACTTCTTCTTTCTATTAGTCTTTTTGTCAACCTCGGTTTTTTAGGTTTCTTTAAGTATTACAACTTCTTTCTTCAGAGTTTTGTAGACGCTTTTTCTTTCATGGGACATACAATAAATCCACAAGGGCTCAATATGATTTTGCCGGTAGGCATCAGCTTTTACACATTTCAAACCCTTAGCTATTCAATTGATGTATATAAAAGAACGGCTGAACCGACAAAGGATATTATCGCCTTTTTTGCCTTTGTCAGCTTTTTCCCACAACTCGTTGCCGGGCCTATAGAGAGGGCAGTGAATTTGCTTCCACAATTCCAGAGACAAAGGGAATTTGTATATGGCAGAGCCGTTGATGGCCTTCGACAAATTCTCCTGGGGCTTTTCAAGAAGGTTGTAATTGCGGATAACTGTGCCCATTCGGTTAATCTCATTTTTAATAATTATTTAGATCATACTGGAAGCACTTTGCTTATAGGAGCTGTACTTTTTGCTTTTCAAATTTATGGGGATTTCTCAGGATATTCAGACATAGCGATTGGCACCTCAAGGTTGTTTGGATTTAATATAATGAAAAATTTTGCTTTCCCCTACTTTTCAAGGGATATTGCCGAATTCTGGCGTAGATGGCATATCTCTCTGTCAACTTGGTTTAGGGATTATGTATATATTCCTTTAGGTGGAAGTAAAAAAAATAAATGGGTGTCCGTTAGAAATACGTTCATTATATTTTTAACGAGCGGTTTTTGGCACGGCGCTAATTGGACATTTGTCGCTTGGGGATTCCTCCACGCCTGCTTTTTCCTGCCTTTGCTGATACTTAAAAGAAACAGAAAGAATATTGATATAGTTGCAAAGCAAAGAAGTCTACCGAATATCACGGAATTGATACAAATTGGAACAACATTTCTTTTGATAGTTCTGGCATGGATTCTATTTAGGGCTGAAAGTCTATCGCAGGCATTTCATATCTATAATGAAATATTTTCTTTATCTCTATTTAGTTGGCCTCAAGTGTTACCCAAAAACATGATATTTTTTATTGGAATACTTCTATCTGTTGAGTGGTTTCAAAGAGATAAGGAACATGCTTTTCAAATTGAGAGTTATAAGATTCCGATTTATTTCAGATGGCCTGAATATTATGCTGTTATCTTAATATTAGCTTATTATTCCGGGAGTAAGCAGGAATTCATTTATTTCCAATTTTGA
- a CDS encoding sulfotransferase yields the protein MISNNIGRRFKRFLNSKIISSKKIFCISMQRTGTTSVGGFFKQFDYNTMGWPQCVKNNWHRLWYDGNYEAIFSSWDFKTGKVFEDSPWWHPEFYRVLFHRFPRSKFILFTRDPDKWFASMLSHSSGNVLGNPGRHCKIYRREWDYYSLFESDSVSSNNNNINKMQLAGKEQHYKELYNLHNKEVVDFFNKFSPDSLFTCNLEDQQKWIKLGKFIGIDVPADVEVHMNKSKR from the coding sequence ATGATATCGAACAATATAGGTAGACGTTTTAAAAGATTTCTGAATTCTAAAATTATATCATCAAAAAAAATTTTTTGTATTTCCATGCAGCGGACAGGGACGACATCAGTTGGGGGATTTTTCAAGCAATTTGATTATAATACCATGGGATGGCCCCAGTGTGTAAAAAATAATTGGCATCGGCTTTGGTATGACGGTAACTATGAGGCTATATTCTCTTCATGGGATTTCAAAACAGGTAAGGTATTTGAAGATTCTCCCTGGTGGCATCCTGAATTTTATAGAGTCCTTTTTCATCGATTCCCACGCTCAAAATTTATCCTTTTTACCAGAGATCCTGATAAGTGGTTTGCTTCAATGTTATCACACTCGTCTGGAAATGTTCTTGGAAACCCAGGACGACATTGTAAGATTTATCGTCGGGAATGGGACTATTACTCTCTATTTGAGAGCGATTCCGTATCCTCTAATAACAATAATATAAATAAGATGCAATTGGCCGGAAAAGAACAACATTATAAAGAACTTTATAACCTACACAACAAAGAGGTCGTTGATTTTTTTAATAAGTTCAGTCCGGATTCTTTATTTACCTGCAACCTTGAAGATCAACAAAAATGGATCAAATTGGGTAAATTCATTGGGATTGATGTGCCGGCAGACGTTGAAGTTCATATGAATAAATCTAAAAGATAG
- a CDS encoding DegT/DnrJ/EryC1/StrS family aminotransferase, whose amino-acid sequence MVNQKPFKRPIYVTKPYLPDLDDFMSALGEIWNNNWLTNNGPVVQRFSQELCNYFETNNICLFTNGTLALQIGLQGMGVSGEVITTPFTFVATTHALFWNKISPVFVDIEPDFYTLDPEKVEAAITPWTTAILAVHVYGHPCKLNELADIAHRHNLKLIYDAAHAFGVNVGSKSIARFGDLSMFSFHATKLYHSIEGGMLAFQDPGLKSTFNYLKNFGFKNEVEVVMPGTNAKMNEMQALMGSMILKHVNEIIEKRKQITLKYREMLESVQGIYLTPELPEDIRYNYAYFPVEVHEKEFGMSRNRLYEKMKEYNIYPRRYFYPLICDFACYQNVSVQDPLTVARRAADRILTLPIYYDLALDDVQKICDIIIEIGSTCRS is encoded by the coding sequence ATGGTAAACCAGAAACCCTTCAAAAGACCAATTTATGTAACCAAACCCTATTTGCCGGATTTGGACGATTTCATGAGCGCTTTAGGGGAAATTTGGAATAATAACTGGCTTACGAACAACGGTCCTGTTGTGCAGCGATTCTCCCAGGAACTTTGCAATTATTTTGAGACTAACAATATCTGCCTTTTTACAAACGGAACGCTGGCACTGCAAATCGGCCTCCAGGGGATGGGGGTTTCAGGTGAGGTAATTACCACCCCATTTACTTTTGTAGCAACAACACACGCTTTATTCTGGAACAAAATCAGTCCGGTATTTGTAGACATTGAACCTGATTTTTATACCTTGGATCCGGAAAAGGTTGAGGCTGCGATAACACCTTGGACAACTGCAATTTTAGCGGTACATGTTTACGGCCATCCATGCAAATTAAATGAACTTGCTGATATTGCACACAGGCACAATCTGAAACTGATTTATGATGCTGCCCATGCCTTTGGCGTAAATGTCGGCAGCAAATCAATCGCTCGTTTCGGTGATTTGAGTATGTTCAGTTTCCACGCCACTAAATTATATCACTCTATAGAAGGCGGAATGCTGGCATTCCAGGATCCCGGCCTGAAAAGCACTTTTAATTATTTGAAAAATTTCGGTTTCAAAAACGAAGTCGAAGTAGTAATGCCTGGCACTAATGCCAAGATGAATGAAATGCAAGCATTGATGGGCAGCATGATATTGAAACACGTTAATGAAATTATTGAAAAACGCAAACAGATCACCTTAAAATACCGGGAAATGCTTGAAAGTGTTCAAGGCATATATTTGACGCCAGAGTTGCCTGAAGATATCCGCTACAATTATGCCTATTTCCCTGTAGAAGTGCACGAAAAAGAGTTCGGTATGAGCAGGAACAGACTTTATGAAAAGATGAAGGAATATAACATTTATCCCAGACGGTATTTCTATCCGCTGATCTGCGACTTTGCCTGCTATCAAAATGTATCTGTTCAAGATCCACTGACGGTAGCAAGAAGAGCAGCGGACAGGATCTTGACGCTGCCAATCTATTATGATCTTGCCTTAGACGATGTCCAAAAGATTTGCGATATTATCATTGAGATCGGTTCAACATGTCGAAGTTAA
- a CDS encoding asparagine synthase-related protein, with protein MEINNPYGGFLIAKDSALDLAEKAGILSKNGAKVHIIDGNPILLAAWEEFEGQGLWVSSGHGAVAYDLELSNSENLKKLAGFDNSDNVDPGEILWALYNSYGPQMLDYLRGSFCFGLWDTRKEFLLTATDPYGLRPVVYTRKNEHFAAASRIRHLLWAGYSKRQLNEDSVFHYLFFHTICSPFTIYKDINKLEPGHKFVITQQAAGSSLYYDIQYRVNNSLSEQEWIQRIRDELEKAVAVYAKALPYDKTGCFLSGGTDSSSIVAYYTKLMKKPAKTFSIGFDESKYNELDYADIAVKRYQSQQKEYYVTPDDVLVLINALPSLYDEPFGNASVIPAFFCSKSAGDAGMKYLLGGDGGDEIFGGNERYVTDMVFQRYFFLPKVLRKAVVEPLLSWMPSAGLFYKAKRYVRRSNIPNPERFYSYNLLAETSPEVIFKKEFIHHIDTRSFMDTASRHYQNVSYAEETNRLLYLDMKFTITDNDIRKVTQMVEAAGLRVRYPYLDRDLVDFTTTIPADIKVKWGKNRYIFKKAMNGILPDEIIHKTKHGMGLPIDPWFKKNVKLKEFLADHIFSENAAINTYINQEFMQSIYKLHKESETSYYGDNLWVFLILELWLRKNL; from the coding sequence ATGGAGATAAATAATCCATATGGCGGTTTTCTGATTGCAAAGGACAGTGCTCTCGACTTAGCGGAAAAAGCCGGAATTCTATCGAAAAACGGAGCAAAGGTCCATATTATTGACGGCAACCCGATCCTTTTGGCAGCTTGGGAAGAGTTCGAGGGGCAAGGGCTTTGGGTCTCCTCAGGTCATGGTGCCGTTGCTTATGATTTGGAATTATCAAATTCTGAAAATTTAAAGAAGCTTGCAGGTTTTGATAATTCGGACAATGTCGACCCAGGGGAAATTTTATGGGCATTGTATAACTCTTATGGGCCGCAAATGCTGGATTACCTGAGAGGCAGTTTTTGTTTTGGCCTTTGGGATACCAGAAAAGAGTTTCTGCTTACTGCAACAGATCCTTATGGTTTGAGACCTGTTGTTTATACAAGGAAAAATGAACATTTTGCCGCAGCATCAAGAATCAGACATCTGCTCTGGGCCGGATACAGTAAACGGCAGCTTAATGAGGATTCGGTCTTTCATTATTTGTTTTTCCATACAATTTGCAGCCCATTTACTATTTATAAAGACATAAATAAGTTAGAACCCGGTCACAAATTTGTTATCACGCAGCAGGCAGCTGGAAGTTCGCTCTATTATGACATTCAATATCGTGTAAATAATTCTCTTTCGGAACAGGAATGGATCCAACGTATTCGTGATGAGTTAGAAAAGGCAGTGGCGGTTTATGCTAAAGCGCTTCCCTATGATAAAACCGGTTGTTTCCTTTCAGGCGGCACTGATTCAAGTTCAATTGTGGCGTACTATACAAAGCTTATGAAAAAGCCGGCAAAAACATTTTCCATCGGATTTGATGAATCGAAATACAATGAGTTAGACTATGCTGATATTGCGGTTAAACGCTACCAATCACAGCAAAAAGAATATTATGTAACACCGGATGATGTTCTGGTTTTAATCAACGCTTTGCCGTCCCTTTACGATGAACCGTTTGGGAATGCTTCCGTGATACCCGCATTTTTCTGCTCGAAAAGTGCCGGAGATGCAGGCATGAAATACCTTTTAGGAGGTGATGGGGGAGACGAGATTTTTGGTGGAAATGAGCGATATGTCACAGACATGGTGTTCCAAAGATACTTTTTTTTACCCAAAGTTTTAAGGAAGGCTGTTGTGGAGCCGCTTTTGTCATGGATGCCTTCTGCAGGATTGTTTTATAAAGCCAAGCGGTATGTGAGACGGTCAAACATCCCAAACCCGGAACGATTTTATTCATATAATCTGCTGGCTGAGACTTCTCCCGAAGTAATTTTTAAAAAAGAGTTTATTCACCACATTGATACAAGGTCTTTTATGGATACGGCTTCGCGTCACTATCAGAATGTATCCTATGCAGAGGAAACCAACCGTCTTCTGTATTTAGATATGAAGTTTACCATCACTGATAATGATATTCGAAAGGTAACCCAGATGGTAGAAGCGGCCGGGCTGAGAGTCAGATATCCTTATCTTGACAGGGATCTGGTCGATTTTACAACGACGATACCGGCCGATATCAAAGTCAAATGGGGCAAAAACCGATATATTTTCAAAAAGGCCATGAACGGGATCCTGCCTGATGAAATTATACACAAAACAAAGCACGGTATGGGACTTCCGATCGATCCATGGTTTAAGAAAAATGTCAAGCTCAAGGAGTTCCTGGCAGATCACATTTTTAGCGAAAATGCAGCGATCAATACATACATAAATCAAGAGTTTATGCAAAGCATTTACAAACTGCACAAAGAGTCTGAGACATCATACTATGGTGATAATCTGTGGGTATTTTTAATCCTTGAATTATGGCTCCGAAAAAATTTATGA
- a CDS encoding transposase, whose translation MKKKRGRSKIKAQAIVTLSNGKQAKIIFVSCDKKRGWLALLSTDLSLPNEEVIRLYGKRWDIEVFFKMCKQHLKLAKEIQIRNYDGLIAHTSLVIARYNMLSLYQRQCMDQRSFGELFRACNDEMTNLSFMVSLERIMRLALVNIRRLFDFTEHMVQEMLDLVMGQALKYFGFSSEIEELSGVQIYSSES comes from the coding sequence TTGAAGAAAAAACGAGGACGGTCAAAAATCAAGGCCCAAGCCATTGTTACTCTTTCCAACGGCAAGCAGGCAAAAATTATTTTTGTTTCCTGTGATAAAAAACGAGGCTGGCTTGCACTCCTGTCGACAGATCTGTCCCTCCCTAATGAAGAAGTCATTCGGCTGTACGGCAAACGCTGGGATATTGAAGTCTTTTTCAAAATGTGCAAGCAACACCTGAAATTGGCAAAAGAAATACAAATTAGGAACTACGATGGCCTGATCGCTCATACATCTCTTGTCATTGCCAGATACAACATGCTCAGCCTTTATCAGCGGCAATGTATGGATCAAAGGTCATTCGGGGAACTCTTCAGGGCCTGTAATGATGAGATGACCAATCTTTCTTTTATGGTCTCTTTGGAGCGGATCATGCGCTTAGCTCTGGTAAATATTCGGCGACTATTTGATTTTACCGAGCATATGGTACAGGAGATGCTTGATCTGGTGATGGGTCAAGCTCTCAAGTATTTCGGTTTTTCAAGTGAGATTGAGGAATTATCGGGGGTGCAAATTTACTCCTCCGAAAGTTGA
- a CDS encoding class I SAM-dependent methyltransferase yields MDQFVKYYEKESITAKAMNRFEGIKNAVLRVKAKFGENFNRSTYDIADIGCNAGTQSILWAKEGHHVYGIDINSQLLEIAQKRAMEENLDIEFKCCSATKIPLSVSSVDFCLVPELLEHVNEWDKCLDEFSRILRPGGVLFISTSNRLCPFQQEFKLPLYSWYPKGIKRYYEKLAVTTKPQLVNFAKYPAINWFTFYQLRDELKKRSFISYDRFDAMNIDEFNFLKKQIAKILNLNELTKLLGHFVTPGTTIFGIKK; encoded by the coding sequence TTGGATCAATTTGTCAAATATTATGAAAAGGAGAGTATTACGGCCAAGGCGATGAATAGATTCGAAGGTATTAAAAATGCAGTTTTGAGAGTAAAAGCTAAATTCGGAGAAAATTTTAATCGATCAACATATGATATTGCGGATATTGGCTGCAATGCGGGAACACAGTCCATTCTCTGGGCCAAAGAAGGCCATCATGTCTACGGTATTGATATTAATTCTCAATTATTGGAGATTGCCCAAAAAAGAGCAATGGAGGAAAATTTAGACATTGAATTTAAGTGCTGCTCTGCAACTAAAATACCATTATCTGTTTCAAGTGTAGATTTTTGTTTGGTTCCTGAATTATTAGAGCATGTAAATGAATGGGATAAGTGCCTTGATGAGTTTTCAAGAATATTAAGACCGGGCGGCGTATTGTTTATTTCGACATCGAATAGATTATGCCCCTTTCAACAGGAGTTCAAACTTCCGCTTTACAGTTGGTATCCGAAAGGAATCAAACGCTACTATGAAAAACTTGCGGTTACGACAAAGCCCCAACTTGTTAATTTCGCAAAATATCCCGCTATAAACTGGTTCACTTTTTATCAATTACGGGATGAGCTTAAAAAAAGATCTTTTATAAGTTATGATAGGTTTGATGCTATGAATATTGATGAATTTAATTTTTTAAAAAAGCAGATTGCAAAGATTTTAAATCTAAACGAATTAACTAAATTGTTAGGACATTTCGTTACTCCCGGAACTACGATTTTTGGAATTAAAAAGTAA
- a CDS encoding IS4 family transposase: MIYLVLTSTQNFSYERRIICQKKFKNKTIVARNLLSKICAELIEYLKEILNSSQFVDRHKQSQKNFIRQRKLPFQTLFLFFINFIKGSYQDELDHYFKALFRLDIPIKFVSKMALSLARKKLKYDAFIEFNRHLIGFFYDRFQHKKTWNGFNLLAIDGSTLKLFKYKEIRQHFGILKPNKGPACVMARISQMFDVLNKVTINAIINPYHVGERELLHSHMLNLLPNDLLLLDRGYPAYWIFNLIMSLEGNFCARISKQWKVVQNFVESGAQESIIDLQASYQSKIECDEIGLDTKPLRLRLIRVELDTGEIEVLITSLTNERKFPHEIFMDLYHKRWPVEVDYLFMKERIEIGNFSGTSVLSVYQDFHAKVLAKNLTWILASPAQDVIEKKDDKKKHEHQLNMTQAISKSKDTLFLLFERPREIIEQLIRQIHTLFMGATEPIRPGRKFERKHKVAKREHHMNLKPCR; encoded by the coding sequence ATGATATATTTAGTATTAACATCAACTCAAAATTTTTCTTATGAAAGGAGAATAATATGTCAAAAAAAATTCAAAAACAAAACGATTGTGGCACGGAACCTGCTTTCCAAAATCTGTGCCGAACTGATCGAATATCTTAAAGAAATTTTGAATTCATCCCAATTTGTAGATAGGCACAAACAATCCCAAAAAAATTTTATACGCCAACGAAAGCTTCCCTTTCAAACTCTTTTCCTGTTTTTCATAAATTTCATCAAAGGTTCATATCAAGACGAGCTGGATCATTATTTTAAGGCATTATTCCGGCTGGATATCCCAATTAAGTTTGTCTCAAAAATGGCTTTATCCCTTGCTCGCAAGAAACTCAAATACGATGCCTTCATAGAATTCAACCGGCATCTCATTGGGTTTTTCTATGACCGTTTCCAACATAAAAAAACATGGAACGGCTTTAATCTCCTTGCCATAGACGGGAGTACGTTGAAATTGTTTAAATATAAAGAGATTAGACAACATTTCGGTATATTGAAGCCGAATAAAGGCCCGGCTTGTGTTATGGCACGTATTTCACAAATGTTTGATGTCCTTAATAAAGTCACAATTAACGCCATTATCAACCCTTATCATGTCGGGGAAAGAGAACTGTTGCACAGCCATATGCTCAATTTGCTTCCTAATGATTTGCTGTTATTGGATCGTGGCTATCCTGCTTATTGGATTTTCAACCTAATCATGTCTCTGGAAGGTAATTTTTGTGCAAGAATTTCCAAGCAGTGGAAAGTTGTTCAAAATTTTGTTGAGTCCGGGGCTCAAGAAAGCATAATTGATCTCCAAGCATCATACCAATCAAAAATAGAGTGTGATGAAATTGGTCTTGATACCAAGCCTTTACGTTTGCGCCTTATACGAGTCGAGCTTGACACTGGTGAAATAGAAGTGCTCATCACATCGTTGACCAATGAACGAAAGTTTCCCCATGAAATATTTATGGATTTGTACCACAAACGCTGGCCAGTTGAAGTCGATTACCTTTTTATGAAAGAACGTATTGAAATTGGAAATTTTTCCGGTACATCTGTTTTGTCCGTTTATCAAGATTTTCATGCGAAAGTCCTGGCAAAAAATCTTACATGGATATTAGCATCACCGGCTCAAGATGTAATAGAGAAAAAGGATGATAAAAAAAAGCACGAACATCAATTGAATATGACACAGGCAATTTCAAAATCCAAAGATACACTCTTTTTACTTTTTGAAAGACCTCGTGAAATAATTGAACAGCTAATCCGGCAAATTCATACACTTTTTATGGGAGCAACAGAACCGATTAGACCTGGGCGTAAATTTGAACGAAAACATAAAGTTGCCAAAAGGGAGCATCATATGAATTTAAAACCTTGCCGTTAA
- a CDS encoding lipopolysaccharide biosynthesis protein, with product MTTLEQKTVKGIAWNLFERFGAQGLQFVLGILLARLLTPADFGLTGMIYVFFAVAQVFVDGGFGAAYVQKKEVTAYDSDTVFYSNLLISLAIYLVFWISAPAIAGFYEQPVLIELTRVMALVIIINAFNLIQMAQIMRDVDFKRKTKVTLIATILSGVAGIASAYAGFGVWSLVIQQIANRILTTCGLWVTSKWRPGLKFSTQSFKSLFSFGFWILAAGLIRTIFDNIYILVIGKFFPAAQLGFYEKAKRFKQIASEEVSGAVGAVAFPVLSQLQHDKPRLKQAVRKLLIHTLVFVAPLLVLLIIIAEPFVILILTEKWAPMVPYMQLLCVAGILYPIHAVNVQILKSQGKSNLNFRLAVIKNCFRVVNIVIMYRLGVVFIIIGEIICSILSLIINTYYTKRLLYYGMMEQLNDIRLILFSAAISGLAGYIVIYYIENMYLKLLIGSLLTAAIYVALQYIFNKNLFFQIIRLKENFIR from the coding sequence ATGACAACTTTAGAACAGAAAACTGTAAAAGGTATAGCCTGGAATCTGTTTGAGCGTTTTGGAGCTCAGGGTCTGCAATTTGTTTTAGGAATTTTGCTTGCCCGACTGCTTACTCCGGCCGATTTCGGCTTGACAGGTATGATTTATGTGTTTTTTGCAGTGGCTCAAGTTTTTGTCGATGGTGGTTTCGGTGCAGCTTATGTACAGAAAAAGGAAGTAACTGCCTATGACAGTGACACCGTCTTTTATTCTAATCTTCTCATCAGTCTTGCAATATACCTTGTTTTTTGGATATCAGCACCCGCTATTGCGGGATTCTATGAACAGCCGGTTTTGATCGAGCTGACACGCGTAATGGCTTTGGTCATCATCATCAATGCTTTTAATTTGATCCAAATGGCTCAAATTATGAGGGATGTCGATTTCAAGCGCAAGACAAAAGTGACGCTGATTGCAACCATTTTATCCGGTGTGGCCGGGATAGCATCTGCCTATGCGGGATTTGGTGTCTGGAGTCTGGTCATCCAACAGATAGCAAACCGAATTTTGACAACTTGTGGGCTTTGGGTTACATCAAAATGGAGGCCGGGACTAAAATTTTCGACCCAGTCATTTAAAAGTCTTTTTTCGTTTGGCTTCTGGATACTGGCGGCAGGTCTGATCCGAACAATTTTTGACAACATCTACATATTGGTGATCGGAAAGTTTTTTCCGGCTGCTCAACTGGGTTTCTACGAAAAAGCAAAACGATTTAAGCAAATTGCATCCGAAGAGGTTTCAGGTGCGGTTGGTGCAGTTGCATTTCCTGTTCTGTCACAACTCCAGCATGATAAACCAAGACTGAAACAGGCGGTGCGAAAGTTGCTGATTCATACGCTTGTTTTTGTAGCTCCGCTTTTAGTGCTATTAATCATCATTGCAGAACCTTTTGTAATATTGATATTAACAGAGAAATGGGCGCCCATGGTCCCATATATGCAACTTTTATGTGTTGCTGGAATTCTCTATCCGATCCATGCAGTCAACGTCCAGATATTGAAGTCACAAGGTAAAAGCAATTTGAATTTTCGCCTTGCTGTCATAAAAAATTGTTTTCGAGTTGTCAATATTGTCATTATGTACCGTTTGGGTGTTGTTTTTATAATTATTGGCGAAATCATTTGTTCAATCCTTTCATTAATAATCAACACTTATTATACCAAAAGACTGCTTTATTATGGAATGATGGAGCAGTTAAATGATATACGACTAATTTTATTTTCTGCTGCAATTTCAGGTTTAGCAGGATATATCGTCATTTATTATATAGAAAACATGTACTTGAAGCTGTTAATAGGTTCACTTCTAACCGCTGCAATATACGTTGCATTGCAATACATTTTTAACAAAAATTTGTTTTTTCAAATCATTAGACTGAAAGAAAACTTCATTAGATGA
- the rfbA gene encoding glucose-1-phosphate thymidylyltransferase RfbA, with amino-acid sequence MKGILLAGGSGTRLYPVTSVVNKQLMPIYNKPMIYYPLSVLMLSGLREILVISTPEDLPRFRELLGDGSNWGLSLQYAVQNKPEGLAQAFIIGRDFVGSDNVCMILGDNILYGQGLKEKLQIAYSRKSGGTVFGYYVNNPERFGVVTFDSEERIIDLEEKPINPKSNYAVTGLYFYDNRVLDIAADLKPSDRGELEITDVNLAYLKMGELNVELLGRGIAWLDTGTHESLLKAANYVQVLEERQGLMIACLEEIAFRMGYIDERQLEKMAKRLLKNEYGEYLFKILKHSK; translated from the coding sequence ATGAAAGGAATATTACTTGCAGGCGGTTCAGGCACGCGTCTTTATCCGGTCACAAGTGTGGTAAACAAGCAGCTCATGCCCATATATAACAAACCCATGATCTATTATCCTCTTTCCGTCCTGATGCTTTCGGGACTTCGAGAAATTCTTGTCATTTCAACACCAGAGGATTTGCCAAGGTTCAGAGAGCTTTTAGGTGATGGCTCCAATTGGGGGTTATCCCTGCAATATGCAGTACAAAATAAACCTGAAGGGCTTGCTCAGGCTTTTATTATCGGACGCGACTTTGTAGGAAGCGATAATGTCTGCATGATACTTGGGGATAATATTTTATATGGCCAAGGCCTCAAGGAGAAATTACAGATCGCCTACTCCAGAAAATCAGGAGGAACGGTTTTCGGCTATTATGTTAATAACCCGGAAAGATTTGGAGTCGTAACTTTTGACAGCGAAGAACGCATAATAGACTTGGAGGAAAAACCAATAAACCCCAAATCAAATTATGCAGTTACCGGGCTGTATTTTTATGACAACAGGGTTCTTGATATAGCGGCAGATCTTAAACCCTCAGATAGAGGTGAACTGGAGATAACCGATGTCAATCTCGCCTATTTAAAAATGGGGGAGTTGAACGTGGAGTTACTTGGTCGAGGTATCGCCTGGCTTGACACAGGGACTCACGAAAGCCTTTTAAAGGCTGCAAATTATGTTCAGGTTCTGGAGGAAAGACAGGGTCTGATGATCGCATGTCTGGAAGAAATTGCCTTTCGAATGGGATATATTGATGAACGACAATTGGAAAAAATGGCAAAAAGGCTTCTAAAAAATGAATACGGAGAATACCTGTTCAAGATTCTGAAACATAGTAAATAA